TGCGGGCTGTTCACGGTCGCGCACGCGGTCCGCTACGCGCTCGCGAGGGCGCGCGCCGCGACGCTCGCGTTCCTCGTGAGCCTCGTCGTCGGGGCGCTCCGCGCGCCGCTGGTGGAGGTGTCCGCGCGACTGGCCGAAAGCGGCGAGTCGTGGCGCGCGGCCGCGCCGCGGTTCGCGCTGGCCGCGCTCGTCGGTGCCGGGCTCGTGGCCGTTCTGAATCGGTACTCCGCGACCATCGAGTACTGAGCAGTGGGTCCGGTCGCGGTTACGAAGGGAAAGCAGGTCACAGTCCGTCTGTCGTCAGCACCCACCGCTAAATGGGTGGCATTGTCGGTGGACCCGGTTCTGGCCAACCCTACAGTGAACAGAAGAGAGAGCCCACGACAGTCGTGGGACGAAGTCAAGCTGGTTCGGTCCGGAACCGAGTGATCGCGACATCGGTGACGTCGTCGTAGTCGTCGTCGGCACCGACCAAGAGCACCCCGTCGACGTGCGCTGCTGTCCCGAGTGCAAAGGCATCACCGAGTGCTGGCGAGTAGCGGAATTTGAAGTCGGCTGCCAACGCCCATGTCTGTTCGGTGTCGACGCGACGGATGCCACTTTCCTCGAGGACGTCGACGACGGCATCAGCGCGCTCCTCGCCGTCGATCGCCCGCACGATGTAGTGGATCTCGGCAAGGTTGGCCGCCGAGATGTAGCCGTCTGCTGCGCCTTCGATGGCGTCAACGTACGTTTCGACGGTGTCGCTCCCTGGTTCGTTACAAAAATAGGCGATGAGTGGTTCGGCGTCGAAGACGATCGCTTCGGGAGTCCTAGCCCCGTCCGTCATGCGTCAGCCTCGTCGTCACCGGCGTAGCGCTGCCGCAACTCTTCTTCACTGGCTTTGTCCGCTGTACGTTCCTCTTGGAGGCGCTCGGTTGCTGAGCGCCCCTGCTCGTCGGTTTTCCCTTCCAGAACCCCGCGCAGGTCTGTAACCGAGTGGATGGGGCGAACAACGATGTCGCCCTCTTCAGTCCGAATGAACTTCACACGGCCGGGCGTGTCGATACCCAACTCCTCACGGAACTCCTTCGGGATTGTGGCTTGCCCGCGCGACGATACGGACACCACTTTTTCAGACTCTGCCTCACTCATACTATTTTCTATTATTACTTTTGTTCAGGCCTATAAAACACCAGCGTTGAATTAGGTAGTTAATATGTAAGATCAGTCATTGATTCGCCGGTCTCGAGTGTACGGCTCGTCGTGGATCTCTGACTCGACACCTGAAGTGGCTCGCAACGCCTTTTCGGCTCCCAGTCGTACGCCCGACCGACATGGTCCAGACCGAATCCGAGTCCGAACTCGACCGCGGCGACACCGCCCCCGACTTCGAACTGCCCGGCGCGGACGGGGAGACGCACGCGCTCGACGAGTTCGAGACGGACGCGCTGCTCGTCGTGTTCACCTGTAACCACTGCCCGTACGCGAAGGCGAAGATCGACCTGCTGAACGAGCTGGCGGCCGAGTACGACGACCTCGCGGTCGTCGGGATCAACCCTAACGACGCCGACGAGTATCCCGAGGACTCCTTCGAGGCGATGCGTGAGGCCGTCGCCGACGGCACGGTCGCGTACGACGCGTACCTCCGGGACGAGACCGCCGAGGTCGCGGCCGCGTACGACGCCGTCTGTACGCCCGACCCGTTCCTGTTCGGTCGCGCGGACGGCGCGTGGAGACTTCGCTACCACGGCCGCCTCGACGACGCGCTCAACCCCGACGACGAGGCGACCGAGTTCTACGTCCGCGACGCGGTCGACGCCGTCCTCGCGGGCGAAGAGGTCGACATCCCCGACCGCCCCTCTCGGGGCTGTTCGATCAAGTGGCCGGACGCGTAGGGGACCGGCCGCCAGGCCCGAACCGGATCCGCGTTCCGACGGAGACGGGTTAACAAGGGACCGGCCCGAACGGCTTCGCATGAGCATGAAAGGCGACGACCCGGACCTCCACGAGATCGATCGGTACGACGGCGGCGTCGGTTGGATCGCGTACCCCGACGAGACGATGGAGCGCGCGAGCCACGCGTTCGCGGTACACAACGAGGAGAGCGACGAGGACGACGTGTGGGTCGTCGACCCGGTCGACGCGCCCGGCGTCGACGACCTGCTCGCCGAACTGGGCACCGTCGCCGGCGTCGTGATCGGGCTCGACCGCCACGTGCGCGACAGCGACACCCTCGCCGCGCGCCACGACGTACCGGTGTACGTCCCCGACTGGATGACCGGCGTCGTCGGCGACCTCGACCCGGAGGTCGAAGTCGAGCGGTTCGGCTCGCGGCTCGCCGACACCGGCTTCGAGGCGGTCCGGATCCGCGACTCGTCGGTCCCGCCGTGGCAGGAGGTCGGGCTGTTCGACGGCGAGACGCTGATCGTCCCCGAGTCGGTCGGCACGGGATCGTACTTCCGGGGGGACCGAGAGCGACTCGGCGTCCACCCAATGCTCCGGCTCACGCCGCCGACGAGCGCGCTCTCGGGGCTGAACCCGGAGCGCGTCCTCGTCGGCCACGGCGTCGGCGTCCACGAGCGCGCCGCGGTCGCCCTCGAAGACGCGCTCTCGAACTCTCGGAGCAAGGCCCCCGGGCTGTACGCGAGCACGCTCCGGTCCGCGCTGCCGTTCTGACGCGACTCGGCGGCGACCGAACCGGTCGGGCCGTGCGTGCCCTTTTGTCACCCCGAACCGTAGGAGGGCCGACTAGTGATCTACGTCACCCGCGACCTGTTGACCGTGCTGCGGGAGCGCGCCGCGAGCGAGGACCCCGACGAGGTGAACCTCCGGCTCTCGGCGACGCCCGCCGGCGAGTTCGAGACCGACCTCGGGCTCGACCCGGAGACGCCGGTGGTGACCCACTTCACCCTGCCGTCCGTGGGGGGCTCGGTCAGCTCCGTGTTCGGCGTCGACCTCGGCACGCCGGCCGGCGAGGGGGGCGCGCGGTTCGTCTCGCACCCGGACGGCTTCCTCGGGGTGTCGCGGACCGACGACCTCGCGGGCGTGGTGTTCGTCGCTGTTCCCCCGTACGACGAGGACTCGGTCGCCGCCTTCGACCGGTCCGGGGACGGCGTCGAACTCGCCGTCGTCGACGCGGTCCCGCCGACCGAGTCCGTCCCGGAGTGAGAGAACAGGGGTTTCAAGCCGCCGGAGGAAGTAGGCCGCGGCGATGGCAGCACGGCCACCCGGCGGCGGCGATACCGACGAGCCCGAGGCGATCGAGTTCGGCATCGCGGCCCTCGACGCCCGGATCGACGAGGCGGAGGTGTCGTTTCCCGCGACGGCCGCGGAGCTACGCGACGCGCTCGGCGACCAGTCGATCCCCTACGACGCGCACGGACGGTCGCTCACCGTCTCGGACGCGCTCGACCGCGTGCCGCAACGGGAGTTCGAAAACGAGACGGCGCTTCTCAACGCGCTCTATCCGGTGTTCGACGAGGCGCGCCGCGAGGAGCGCGGCGTGATCGCCAGCCTGCGCGACGCGCTCCCGTTCTGAGACGGGGGACGAAAGGGCGGATCGATCGAAAGTACCTATCTGGGTTCCGAGCGGGCGACGTCCTCGGCCGCCTCCTCCTCCGGTTCGCCGGCGTCGTACCGCTCGATCACGTCGTTGACTAAGACGATGTCGCCGACGGCGCGGACCCAGCGGTACGGGACGATGACGCCGGTCGAGCCGCCCACCTCCCCGGCGAACAGCTCGTGGTTGAGCTCGGCGAGCGCGAGGCCGGTCACGGCGCGGGCGTCCAGATCCAGCTGGATGTCTTCGATCTCACCGACGAAGACGCCGTTGCTGGA
This genomic stretch from Halorubrum hochsteinianum harbors:
- a CDS encoding PRC-barrel domain-containing protein, with the protein product MNAAPEEITSLVGREVYSSNGVFVGEIEDIQLDLDARAVTGLALAELNHELFAGEVGGSTGVIVPYRWVRAVGDIVLVNDVIERYDAGEPEEEAAEDVARSEPR
- a CDS encoding AbrB/MazE/SpoVT family DNA-binding domain-containing protein — encoded protein: MSEAESEKVVSVSSRGQATIPKEFREELGIDTPGRVKFIRTEEGDIVVRPIHSVTDLRGVLEGKTDEQGRSATERLQEERTADKASEEELRQRYAGDDEADA
- a CDS encoding thioredoxin family protein encodes the protein MVQTESESELDRGDTAPDFELPGADGETHALDEFETDALLVVFTCNHCPYAKAKIDLLNELAAEYDDLAVVGINPNDADEYPEDSFEAMREAVADGTVAYDAYLRDETAEVAAAYDAVCTPDPFLFGRADGAWRLRYHGRLDDALNPDDEATEFYVRDAVDAVLAGEEVDIPDRPSRGCSIKWPDA
- a CDS encoding PIN domain-containing protein, which codes for MTDGARTPEAIVFDAEPLIAYFCNEPGSDTVETYVDAIEGAADGYISAANLAEIHYIVRAIDGEERADAVVDVLEESGIRRVDTEQTWALAADFKFRYSPALGDAFALGTAAHVDGVLLVGADDDYDDVTDVAITRFRTEPA